From the Jilunia laotingensis genome, the window CGATATTCATATTGAATACATCGCTTCACCGCGTATCGATGGAAAGACTTTGATCATTACCGATCCGATGCTGGCCACGGGTAGCAGTATGGAGCTTAGTTACCAGGCTATGTTGACGAAAGGACATCCGTCCGAAATTCATGTCGCTTCGATCATTGCCAGCCAGAAGGCGGTAGACCACATCGCTTCTGTTTTTCCGGAGGACAAGACGACCATTTGGTGTGCTGCTATCGATCCGGAGATCAACGAGCATTCATACATTGTGCCGGGACTGGGGGATGCAGGCGATCTGGCCTATGGAGAAAAGGAGTGATCCTGCTTTGTAAACGTCCCGTCTACCGGGGGATTTGAGACCGTAATTTATAGGCTGCTTTATGAAAAGCATTTAGGCCTTATAGACACAACAATTTTACTTAAAACAAGACATTTGTAATGAAGATCAAATTTATTTCAATTATAACCATTTTACTGTCTCTCTGGAGTTGTAATCAGAGCCGGACAAAAGAAATAACTTATAGTAATCCGCTTTCTGTCTCTTTCGGTGATCCTTATATTCTGGCCGCCTCGGACGGAAGGTATTATATGTATGGAACTTCCGGAGAAAAAGGTTTCAGAGCTTATTCCTCTGACGATCTCACCGATTGGAAAGAAGAAGGGCTGGTGTATCAGGGAGGAACCGATCAGTCCTGGAATGTAGATTGCTTTTGGGCACCTGAAGTGTATGAGCGGGGTGGCAAATACTATTTGTGGTATAGTGCCAATTGGAAACAAAACCCTACCAACGAGGAAGAGAACTTCAGGATTGGCGTTGCGGTGGCTGATAAACCAACCGGACCTTTCAAAGACTTAAATGATGGCCCGGTATTCGATCCCGGATATCCTGTGATCGATGCCAATTTATTGTTTGATGACAAAACGGGCAAGGTATATCTTTACTATTCACGTTGTTGCTACAAACATCCGGTAGAGAGTGAAATTGCATCTTTGGCAAAAGAGAAAGGCTGGTATGACGAGATTGAAGAAAGTTGGATTTACGGAGTGGAATTGAAACCCGATTATTCGGGCATCATCGGTGAGCCAAAAGTGATGCTTTGTCCTCCCGCCTCTCTCGATGATAAGCAGGCTGAATGGGAAAGCCGTTCGGTGACCAGCCAGGAAGCTAATCGCCGATGGACGGAAGGATCGTTTATTTTCGAACGAAACGGCCTGTATTATATGATGTATTCGGCCAACTTCTTCGGAGGAGCCGATTATGCTGTCGGATATGCCACCTCGGAATCTCCGTTAGGACCGTTTAAGAAGTCTGACCATAATCCGGTTCTTCAAAAGAACATAACAGCCGGGGGCGATGTGACAGGGACGGGGCATAATATGGTGCTTACCTTGTCCGACGGTCAGATGTTATGTGTCTATCACGGGCGCACAAAGAAGACAGGAAAGAA encodes:
- a CDS encoding glycoside hydrolase family 43 protein gives rise to the protein MKIKFISIITILLSLWSCNQSRTKEITYSNPLSVSFGDPYILAASDGRYYMYGTSGEKGFRAYSSDDLTDWKEEGLVYQGGTDQSWNVDCFWAPEVYERGGKYYLWYSANWKQNPTNEEENFRIGVAVADKPTGPFKDLNDGPVFDPGYPVIDANLLFDDKTGKVYLYYSRCCYKHPVESEIASLAKEKGWYDEIEESWIYGVELKPDYSGIIGEPKVMLCPPASLDDKQAEWESRSVTSQEANRRWTEGSFIFERNGLYYMMYSANFFGGADYAVGYATSESPLGPFKKSDHNPVLQKNITAGGDVTGTGHNMVLTLSDGQMLCVYHGRTKKTGKNRVVFIDKMEVQPNGELAVHGPTTQALTLNVPVGK